One window from the genome of Cyclobacterium amurskyense encodes:
- a CDS encoding carotene biosynthesis protein: MKTYFALLLYSLSIVGMGYFLPREAFIPQLSLFSLGFCAYLFLVQASKKRNYSFVFILISASVLRFLLIGAWPVLSDDFYRYFFDGQLIGYGINPYAYLPSGLLESGAIPANNYWETLVTKMNSPSYFSVYPPLHQLVFWISTWVGEDIYLNILSLRSIVFLFELVNLWLIKNILSNLKLPGYRLAWYAFNPLVIMEVTGNLHFEGMVLTGLLIALYYYSQNHEKLTALGWSLAVGLKLSPMLIAPVWLSAWNKTSFFKFVFISSISLLILFAPLIFGGQLTNFYTSFRLYQSSFEFNASIYYLLRWISGLFIDYNPIGTLGPSLNFIAAALLLGIGIMRKSMNTTDLASKMVWMYLVFLLLQTTVHPWYLIPALGLSIFTANKLFIAWSGLVFLSYHAYMGQDYNEHIWVVFTEYTLLFTMAVLLIRYRQSATLEDGSETRTVLDKL; encoded by the coding sequence TTGAAAACCTATTTCGCTCTTTTATTGTATTCCCTGTCCATTGTGGGTATGGGGTATTTCTTGCCTCGTGAAGCATTTATACCTCAGTTGTCTTTGTTTTCGTTAGGTTTTTGTGCTTATCTATTTCTGGTACAGGCTTCAAAAAAACGTAATTATTCCTTTGTTTTTATTCTCATAAGCGCTTCAGTATTAAGGTTCTTGTTAATAGGTGCCTGGCCAGTACTTTCGGATGACTTCTACAGGTATTTTTTTGATGGACAATTAATTGGGTATGGTATTAATCCTTATGCCTACTTGCCCAGTGGATTGTTAGAATCGGGTGCAATCCCAGCAAATAATTATTGGGAAACCTTAGTGACTAAAATGAATTCTCCCAGTTATTTTTCCGTTTACCCACCCTTACACCAGTTGGTTTTTTGGATTTCAACCTGGGTAGGGGAGGATATTTATCTCAATATCCTTTCTTTAAGAAGTATTGTTTTTCTTTTTGAATTGGTGAATCTGTGGTTGATTAAAAACATATTGAGCAATTTAAAACTTCCGGGTTACCGCTTGGCTTGGTATGCCTTTAATCCTTTGGTTATAATGGAAGTGACTGGTAACCTTCATTTTGAAGGGATGGTATTGACGGGACTGCTCATTGCGCTATATTATTATAGTCAAAATCATGAAAAACTCACAGCTTTGGGATGGAGCTTGGCAGTTGGACTTAAATTAAGCCCCATGCTAATCGCTCCTGTTTGGTTAAGTGCCTGGAATAAAACCAGTTTTTTCAAATTTGTTTTCATTTCAAGTATTTCCCTACTCATTCTATTTGCCCCACTTATTTTTGGAGGGCAATTGACTAATTTCTATACCAGTTTCCGTCTGTATCAAAGTAGCTTTGAATTTAATGCTTCCATTTATTATCTGTTAAGGTGGATTTCAGGGCTTTTTATAGATTATAATCCCATAGGAACACTTGGTCCTTCACTTAATTTTATAGCTGCAGCATTGCTATTAGGGATAGGGATAATGAGAAAGAGCATGAATACTACCGATTTAGCCTCCAAAATGGTTTGGATGTATCTGGTCTTTTTATTGCTTCAGACCACTGTTCACCCTTGGTACTTGATTCCTGCCTTAGGGCTTAGCATTTTCACAGCCAATAAGCTATTTATTGCTTGGAGTGGCTTGGTTTTCTTGTCGTATCATGCCTACATGGGACAAGATTATAATGAGCATATATGGGTGGTTTTTACCGAGTATACCTTATTATTTACAATGGCTGTATTGTTAATTCGTTATCGACAATCAGCAACACTAGAAGATGGTAGCGAAACACGAACTGTTTTGGATAAATTATGA
- a CDS encoding DUF6503 family protein — MYNNYCYLFLLLLIVGCSRPDKSEKIINESIEAHGGDLFKSAQISFTFRDRQYEIFKSPNSFRYTRSFTEEAKRVKDVLNDDGFTRTIDDEEVSLSDEKRLAYSNSVNSVAYFTFLPYGLNDEAVIKAYLGLEEIEGNNYHLVKVTFKENGGGEDFQDEFLYWINQETHHVDYLAYSYHTDGGGLRFRKAINKHEVSGLVLQDYENYKPEDESISVEELSLLFKNGDLELLSEIILENIEVQVLK; from the coding sequence ATGTACAATAATTATTGTTATCTCTTTTTGCTCTTATTAATAGTTGGTTGTAGTAGACCAGATAAATCAGAAAAAATAATCAATGAATCGATTGAAGCCCATGGAGGAGATTTGTTTAAATCTGCCCAGATAAGTTTCACTTTCAGAGATAGGCAATATGAGATATTCAAATCTCCAAATTCGTTTAGGTATACCCGTTCTTTCACTGAAGAGGCTAAAAGAGTAAAAGATGTCCTTAATGATGATGGCTTTACTCGCACTATAGACGATGAGGAAGTTAGCCTTTCTGATGAAAAGAGATTGGCATATTCCAATTCTGTTAATTCAGTAGCCTATTTTACATTTTTGCCTTATGGACTAAATGATGAGGCGGTTATTAAAGCGTATTTGGGCTTAGAGGAAATTGAAGGCAATAATTACCATTTGGTAAAAGTGACTTTTAAAGAAAATGGAGGAGGAGAGGATTTTCAAGACGAATTTTTGTATTGGATTAATCAGGAAACCCACCATGTAGATTATCTTGCCTATTCTTATCACACCGATGGTGGAGGTTTAAGGTTTAGGAAGGCCATAAATAAGCATGAGGTTTCAGGCCTGGTATTACAGGATTATGAAAATTATAAGCCAGAAGATGAGTCGATCTCCGTGGAAGAATTATCTCTGTTATTCAAAAATGGTGACTTAGAGCTCTTGTCAGAAATTATTTTGGAGAATATCGAAGTTCAAGTTTTAAAGTGA
- a CDS encoding patatin-like phospholipase family protein, whose protein sequence is MQNKRALVISGGGSKGAFGGGIAEYLIRECNFDYDIFVGTSTGSLLVPLLSINEIEKIRAIYTSVTQDAIFSTNPFIIYKDGGVFKTRINHFSTIKMFLRGKKTFGESKNLFKLIKKIITPADFERMQNNKAEVFITVSNLSTNTVEYKRLKDCTYMDFCEWIWASSNIVPFMSLLEKDGCEYADGGFADLVPISEAIYRGATEVDVIVLKARAGRALKRPVRNALELTTRAFDFMLDQISSDDIKIGELLSNKRQVKLNFYYPPAVLTENSLIFDPYQMKKWWRQGMNFAREQNPVCKCIEVGQEK, encoded by the coding sequence ATGCAAAATAAAAGAGCATTGGTTATTTCAGGAGGAGGGAGCAAAGGCGCATTTGGAGGCGGAATTGCTGAATACCTGATCAGAGAGTGTAATTTTGATTATGACATATTTGTAGGCACATCTACAGGTAGTTTATTGGTACCCTTGCTTTCGATCAATGAAATTGAAAAAATCAGGGCGATTTATACTTCAGTAACTCAAGATGCCATCTTTAGTACCAATCCTTTTATTATATATAAAGATGGGGGAGTCTTCAAAACACGGATTAACCATTTTAGTACAATCAAAATGTTTTTGAGGGGTAAAAAGACTTTTGGAGAAAGTAAGAATCTGTTTAAGTTAATTAAGAAAATCATTACTCCTGCAGACTTTGAAAGGATGCAAAACAACAAGGCTGAAGTATTTATTACGGTTTCTAATTTGAGCACCAATACTGTAGAGTATAAAAGGTTAAAGGATTGCACTTATATGGATTTTTGTGAATGGATTTGGGCATCTTCCAATATTGTTCCATTTATGAGTTTATTGGAGAAAGATGGTTGTGAGTACGCAGATGGCGGTTTTGCTGACTTGGTCCCCATTTCAGAAGCCATCTATCGAGGAGCCACTGAGGTTGATGTAATTGTATTAAAAGCCAGAGCAGGTAGAGCGTTGAAGAGACCTGTACGTAATGCATTGGAATTGACAACAAGGGCTTTTGATTTTATGCTGGATCAGATCAGTAGTGATGATATCAAAATAGGAGAGTTGCTTAGTAATAAGCGACAAGTAAAATTAAATTTTTACTACCCTCCGGCAGTGCTCACTGAAAATTCACTTATTTTTGACCCTTATCAAATGAAAAAGTGGTGGCGTCAAGGGATGAATTTTGCAAGAGAGCAAAACCCCGTTTGTAAGTGCATAGAAGTAGGACAAGAAAAATAA
- a CDS encoding SGNH/GDSL hydrolase family protein: protein MMFLAKIWSIFVIGFLLFNLHLNPQPKLFVIGDSISIQYGPYLEKYLEGIYEYDRKRDEGADSSNLDVPKGANGGDSGMVLAYLKAKLKTPDFQPDIVLINCGLHDIKTNVESGKKQVALASYKENLEQIHALLANKGIPMIWVRTTPVDDEQHNSKQQSFHRYAADVANYNEVADKVFGARSVPIIDLHQFTLNLGEGLFTDHVHFGEDTRAKQAAFISGFLQGLAFKN from the coding sequence ATGATGTTTTTGGCTAAAATCTGGTCCATTTTTGTAATCGGTTTTCTCTTGTTTAACTTGCATTTGAACCCTCAACCAAAACTATTTGTAATTGGGGACAGTATTTCTATCCAATATGGCCCTTATCTGGAGAAATACCTTGAAGGCATATATGAGTACGATAGAAAAAGAGATGAAGGGGCTGATTCTAGTAATTTGGATGTTCCCAAGGGTGCCAATGGAGGAGATTCTGGTATGGTTTTGGCCTATTTGAAGGCAAAGCTAAAAACTCCGGATTTTCAGCCGGATATAGTATTAATCAATTGTGGTTTACATGATATCAAAACCAATGTGGAATCTGGAAAAAAGCAGGTAGCCTTAGCAAGCTATAAAGAAAATTTGGAACAAATTCATGCCTTACTGGCCAATAAAGGTATTCCAATGATTTGGGTAAGAACTACTCCTGTGGACGATGAACAGCACAATTCGAAACAGCAATCCTTTCATAGATATGCTGCAGACGTAGCCAATTATAACGAGGTTGCAGACAAAGTATTCGGAGCCCGAAGTGTCCCCATAATAGATCTACATCAGTTCACCTTAAACTTAGGAGAAGGGCTCTTTACTGATCATGTGCATTTTGGTGAAGATACCAGGGCTAAGCAAGCTGCTTTTATTAGTGGTTTCCTACAAGGTTTGGCTTTTAAGAATTAA
- a CDS encoding aldo/keto reductase: MENYKLPHTDFEISRLIFGCWAVVGGFNWGHQDKKDSLEAMREAFDNGITTFDTAEAYGNGASENLLAEALGDKRKEMIIASKVGPQDFLPENVIKACEKGLKNLKTDYIDLYQLHWPNPDIPLVDTLGALQKLKDDGKIRAYGVSNFGNQSLDTCKESGFTVSSNQMAYNLIFRAIEYNILPQCISDNVPILCYSPIMQGLLTGKFDSAEQVPDDRARTRHFSKDRSQARHQDEGCEDLTFQTIKEIKKFADESNVSMGNLSLAWLLAQKGVAAPIVGGRNAEQVRKNLKTMDVQLTTDMINHLNEITLPLKEKLGTNADLWQTGGRVI; encoded by the coding sequence ATGGAAAATTATAAATTGCCCCACACCGATTTTGAAATTTCAAGATTGATTTTTGGTTGTTGGGCCGTTGTAGGAGGTTTTAATTGGGGGCATCAGGATAAAAAGGATTCATTGGAGGCCATGCGCGAAGCGTTTGACAATGGGATAACAACCTTTGATACAGCTGAGGCCTATGGCAATGGTGCTTCTGAGAATTTATTGGCAGAGGCATTGGGAGATAAAAGAAAAGAGATGATTATTGCTTCTAAAGTAGGTCCTCAGGATTTTCTGCCCGAAAATGTAATCAAAGCATGTGAAAAAGGTTTGAAAAACCTTAAGACGGATTATATAGATCTTTATCAGCTTCACTGGCCAAACCCCGACATTCCTTTGGTAGATACCTTAGGAGCACTCCAGAAATTGAAAGATGATGGGAAAATTAGGGCATATGGCGTTTCTAATTTTGGGAATCAAAGCTTAGATACTTGCAAAGAATCAGGTTTTACCGTCAGTAGCAATCAAATGGCCTATAATTTGATTTTTAGAGCGATAGAATACAATATTCTTCCTCAGTGTATATCTGATAATGTGCCAATTTTATGTTATTCTCCCATAATGCAAGGCTTATTAACCGGGAAATTTGATTCTGCTGAACAAGTTCCTGATGATAGAGCAAGAACAAGACACTTTTCAAAAGATAGATCTCAAGCGAGACATCAGGACGAAGGGTGTGAGGATTTAACCTTTCAAACTATTAAAGAAATTAAAAAGTTTGCTGATGAATCCAATGTGTCTATGGGAAACCTTAGTCTAGCCTGGCTTCTAGCTCAAAAAGGGGTTGCTGCACCAATTGTAGGAGGTAGAAATGCAGAGCAAGTTAGAAAAAACCTTAAAACAATGGACGTTCAGCTTACCACAGATATGATAAACCATTTGAATGAGATAACATTGCCTTTAAAAGAAAAATTAGGCACTAATGCTGATCTTTGGCAAACAGGTGGACGTGTGATTTAA
- a CDS encoding SusC/RagA family TonB-linked outer membrane protein, with protein sequence MTKYLLRNFNLYSRRWLLIFFILIMVNASAMALDGFPNENSPTAKQVFDINVTGTVLDESGQPIPGATISVPGTTIGTATDLDGKYSISVPEGASLVFSFIGFQTQTIAVANQTTINIVLLENAQALDEVIVVGYGTAKKSELTNAVVQASGEDIKKSSAVSLSNALSGKLAGLYVNQRSAMPGFDDAQILIRGFNTTRDNSALIVIDGVANADPDGLNRLDPNDIESISVLKDASAAIYGAQSAGGVILVTTKRGKSGKPTFNFSTSHLFQSPTTRVRTSNVFDYINVLNQSRALDGTAPDFPDELIQAFRNGDRRAEDWWEALVDPPAVIGRQSLTMRGGSDKIRYFTSLGTVSQGGILRADDITKLKQYNIRANLDVTVTDDLEVGLDLSLREKFTRSPQGGSGAIGAFASTSPLQEAYIDGDYRYPGEGWSHLNPAARLLSPGYRKYTNDVINGTFRYEYKIPFLEGLSIDGFASIVKTFNYNKSFDFVWDYYEKNSQGEIVKRTSRTVEDIGLREDFNQSSRITLNSKIKYLTTINEVHKINGFVAYEQMSYEDNFFWAQRLGYDSPQIDQLFAGSENRSNWNNSGGAGQSSRRNYFGRVSYDYASKYLLGFNFRYDGSPIFPKETRWGFFPGVSAGWVISNESFVSDELFSNIKLRASWGQLGNDRVNPFQYIGRFGYGTGWVVDGNDVRGIAALTTPNPNITWEVSETTDIGLELAFLEDKVTFETDIYKTKTSNILGARQASIPQYTGLVLPDENIGEMESQGIEFQLGYRQYLGEVSFRVSANYSYNDNKVIFFDEVPQAEPYQKQEGRQFGSELVYKAIGIYRNQSDLDNNINYPNASLGGLIFEDLNNDNVIDGNDRYRYNTNPFPKSQFGLTFGFDYKTFDLTFLLQGQDGGKFRLDNGFDSGANGNGLEYVANNSYDLNNTNALLPRIRPVGFAANNNDFWYHTSTWIRFKSAELGYSIPDKISEKIGISGARLYLSGENLFLIYNSLEKFGAGDPEFLSGKGGIYPNMRSLGFGLNLTF encoded by the coding sequence ATGACAAAGTACCTATTGAGGAATTTCAATCTATATTCCCGTCGCTGGTTATTGATTTTTTTCATTCTAATTATGGTCAACGCTAGTGCAATGGCTTTAGATGGTTTTCCAAACGAGAATTCGCCAACTGCAAAACAAGTATTTGACATCAATGTTACAGGAACTGTATTAGATGAAAGTGGACAGCCAATTCCGGGTGCAACAATTTCTGTTCCAGGCACAACTATAGGTACTGCCACAGATTTGGATGGAAAATATTCCATTTCAGTTCCGGAAGGCGCATCGTTGGTGTTTTCATTTATTGGGTTTCAAACCCAAACAATAGCAGTAGCCAATCAAACAACAATAAACATTGTGCTTTTAGAAAATGCCCAGGCATTGGATGAGGTGATTGTGGTTGGATATGGAACAGCAAAAAAGTCAGAATTGACAAATGCTGTAGTCCAGGCTTCAGGAGAAGACATTAAAAAGTCTTCGGCTGTTTCCCTTTCCAATGCACTCTCAGGTAAACTGGCAGGCCTGTATGTTAACCAACGAAGCGCCATGCCCGGCTTTGATGATGCCCAAATCTTGATTAGGGGGTTCAACACCACCAGAGACAATTCTGCACTAATAGTAATTGATGGTGTTGCTAATGCTGACCCCGATGGGCTAAATCGGCTGGATCCAAATGATATAGAGTCTATCTCTGTCCTTAAGGATGCTTCAGCCGCAATTTATGGTGCTCAGTCTGCTGGTGGGGTAATTTTAGTGACTACTAAGCGGGGAAAATCGGGAAAACCAACCTTTAATTTTTCTACAAGCCATTTGTTCCAATCCCCAACTACTCGTGTTAGGACTTCCAATGTTTTTGATTACATCAATGTTTTAAATCAGAGCCGGGCATTGGATGGTACGGCACCGGATTTTCCAGATGAGTTAATTCAGGCTTTTAGAAATGGAGACAGAAGAGCAGAGGACTGGTGGGAAGCACTGGTAGATCCTCCAGCAGTGATTGGTCGACAATCCCTCACCATGAGAGGAGGTTCTGATAAAATCAGGTATTTTACTTCTCTGGGAACGGTTTCGCAAGGTGGAATTCTTAGAGCTGATGACATTACTAAATTGAAACAATACAATATAAGAGCAAATCTGGATGTAACCGTCACGGATGATTTGGAGGTAGGGCTAGATCTTTCCTTACGAGAAAAATTTACCAGGTCACCACAGGGAGGATCCGGAGCGATTGGCGCTTTTGCTTCCACTAGCCCACTACAAGAAGCATATATTGATGGAGATTACAGGTATCCGGGAGAAGGATGGTCCCATTTAAATCCGGCAGCCAGATTATTGAGCCCTGGCTATCGTAAGTATACCAATGATGTGATTAATGGAACCTTCAGATATGAATACAAAATCCCATTCCTTGAAGGGCTCAGCATTGATGGGTTTGCTTCCATTGTCAAGACATTTAATTACAATAAATCCTTTGACTTTGTTTGGGATTATTATGAGAAAAATTCTCAAGGGGAAATTGTCAAAAGAACATCTCGTACAGTAGAAGACATTGGCTTACGGGAAGATTTTAACCAAAGTTCAAGGATCACCCTTAATTCGAAAATCAAGTACCTAACAACCATAAATGAAGTGCATAAAATCAATGGCTTCGTAGCCTACGAGCAGATGTCCTATGAGGATAATTTTTTCTGGGCACAACGACTGGGTTATGACTCCCCACAAATTGATCAACTTTTTGCAGGAAGTGAAAACCGGAGCAACTGGAACAATAGTGGTGGGGCTGGACAGAGTTCAAGAAGAAACTATTTCGGTAGAGTAAGCTATGATTACGCCAGTAAATATTTATTGGGTTTTAATTTCAGGTATGATGGTTCTCCCATTTTCCCTAAAGAAACAAGGTGGGGCTTTTTCCCTGGCGTTTCTGCAGGTTGGGTAATCAGTAATGAATCCTTTGTTTCAGATGAGCTTTTTAGCAATATAAAGCTTAGGGCTTCCTGGGGTCAATTGGGAAATGACCGGGTTAACCCTTTTCAGTACATAGGAAGATTTGGCTATGGTACCGGCTGGGTAGTGGATGGAAATGATGTCCGTGGAATAGCGGCACTGACCACACCAAACCCAAATATAACTTGGGAAGTATCAGAAACCACAGATATAGGACTTGAACTTGCTTTTTTGGAAGACAAGGTAACTTTTGAAACTGACATTTACAAAACCAAGACAAGCAATATTCTAGGAGCGCGACAAGCCTCAATACCTCAATATACAGGTTTGGTGCTACCAGATGAAAACATAGGGGAGATGGAGAGCCAAGGCATAGAGTTTCAATTGGGCTACCGTCAGTATCTTGGGGAAGTAAGCTTTAGAGTAAGTGCCAATTATTCTTACAATGACAATAAGGTAATCTTTTTTGATGAAGTTCCACAAGCTGAACCTTATCAAAAGCAGGAGGGAAGACAGTTTGGCTCTGAACTGGTCTACAAAGCGATAGGAATATATAGGAATCAGTCAGATTTAGATAACAACATCAACTATCCCAATGCTTCTTTGGGAGGGTTAATCTTCGAAGATTTAAATAACGACAATGTTATCGATGGGAATGACAGGTACCGATACAATACGAATCCATTTCCTAAATCCCAATTTGGGCTGACTTTTGGTTTCGATTACAAGACTTTTGACCTTACATTTTTGTTACAAGGGCAGGATGGAGGAAAGTTTCGACTTGACAATGGGTTTGATTCTGGAGCCAATGGAAACGGACTTGAATATGTTGCCAACAACAGCTATGATTTAAACAATACGAATGCATTATTACCCAGAATAAGACCTGTTGGTTTTGCAGCCAATAACAATGATTTCTGGTATCATACTTCAACCTGGATACGTTTTAAATCTGCTGAATTGGGTTATAGCATACCTGATAAAATTTCGGAAAAAATCGGTATTTCCGGAGCCAGGCTTTACTTATCTGGCGAAAATTTATTCCTTATTTATAACAGTTTGGAAAAGTTTGGTGCAGGAGATCCGGAATTTCTTAGTGGTAAGGGAGGGATTTACCCTAATATGCGCTCTCTTGGATTTGGACTTAACCTAACTTTTTAA
- a CDS encoding RagB/SusD family nutrient uptake outer membrane protein, with translation MKDNIYKINMIKRLVILIVSGFIFTSCNENLLERQPLDAISEENVFTDPVFLQNYVYNIYNGIKPHWSPGTGGYIGMTDIAASAPDTHNRSGGIRQYLEGNINSDNVTQLTNIWAEEYDYIRRANIFFEKVEDSQIDEQALNRMKGEVHFLRAWMYFELIRTFGGVPIITNSFSLSDESFDVSRNSYEECANFVLSETELAIELLDGYSQEPGKISKNAALGLKARMLLYMASPLNNPSNDISKWQAAATANKAVIDAGYTLHPTHEDLFKQPVKTDETIFGRSFTAGSRIPDWGYNYDFWPSGFDARQRIMPTQTFINMFQMANGEYPYLPDGTTVNPASGYDEQEPNKDRDPRYYSYILYPGAGPVNIIDGSKSTVRLYEYWEDANPNPDNLPPYQNPNKVDPNNNQELFDFGRDSETYWVKGLTPFHWRVQTGYTFRKLLDFNGPRASFDFDYNQLMIFMRLPEFYLNYAETQIALGNEEVAREYINKVRRRPSVNMPDIASSGTELIRDYKNERAVELHLEDIHFWDLLRWKDAPGKIDLFPIRGLSKVTMDWTNAEEGDLLGKLNFTYGPIDEVDPRFPWPGDYYYLFPIPREEIQRSNNSITQNPGYGE, from the coding sequence ATGAAAGATAACATATATAAAATCAATATGATTAAGAGGTTAGTTATTCTAATTGTTTCCGGCTTTATTTTCACTTCATGCAATGAAAATCTCTTGGAACGCCAGCCTTTAGATGCAATTTCAGAAGAAAACGTATTTACGGATCCGGTGTTCTTACAAAATTATGTTTACAATATTTACAACGGAATAAAACCCCACTGGAGTCCAGGAACAGGTGGGTATATTGGCATGACGGATATTGCTGCATCTGCACCCGATACACACAATAGATCAGGAGGAATAAGACAATACTTGGAAGGAAATATTAATTCTGATAATGTTACGCAACTTACCAATATTTGGGCGGAGGAATACGACTACATTAGGAGGGCAAACATATTTTTTGAAAAGGTAGAAGATTCTCAAATCGATGAGCAGGCATTGAATAGAATGAAAGGGGAAGTGCATTTTTTGAGAGCTTGGATGTATTTTGAGCTGATCCGCACATTTGGTGGTGTGCCAATAATAACCAATAGCTTTAGCTTGAGTGATGAATCCTTTGATGTCAGCAGAAATAGTTATGAAGAGTGTGCGAATTTTGTTTTGTCTGAAACTGAATTGGCTATAGAGCTACTGGATGGGTATTCACAGGAGCCTGGCAAAATTAGTAAAAATGCTGCCTTGGGATTAAAAGCCAGAATGCTGTTGTATATGGCGAGCCCTTTAAACAATCCATCCAATGACATCTCCAAGTGGCAGGCTGCTGCTACGGCCAATAAAGCGGTAATAGACGCTGGCTATACTTTGCATCCTACCCATGAAGATTTGTTCAAGCAACCAGTTAAAACAGATGAAACTATCTTTGGGCGCTCTTTTACTGCAGGATCTAGGATTCCTGACTGGGGCTACAACTATGATTTTTGGCCTAGTGGCTTCGACGCAAGGCAGAGAATAATGCCAACTCAAACTTTTATCAATATGTTTCAGATGGCCAATGGAGAGTATCCATACCTTCCGGATGGTACCACAGTAAATCCTGCATCCGGTTATGATGAGCAAGAACCCAACAAAGACAGGGATCCAAGGTATTACAGTTATATTCTTTATCCAGGGGCTGGTCCTGTCAACATTATTGATGGATCCAAAAGTACCGTGAGGTTGTACGAGTATTGGGAAGATGCCAATCCAAATCCTGATAATTTACCTCCTTACCAAAACCCCAACAAAGTGGATCCCAATAACAATCAGGAATTGTTTGACTTTGGTAGAGATTCTGAAACCTATTGGGTCAAAGGACTAACGCCGTTTCATTGGAGGGTTCAAACAGGCTATACTTTTAGAAAACTTCTGGATTTTAATGGTCCAAGGGCAAGTTTTGACTTCGATTATAACCAGTTGATGATATTTATGAGACTTCCTGAATTTTATTTGAATTATGCTGAAACCCAGATTGCTTTGGGAAATGAGGAAGTCGCCAGAGAATACATCAATAAAGTTAGGCGCAGGCCTTCCGTGAATATGCCTGATATTGCCAGTTCTGGTACTGAGCTGATAAGGGATTATAAAAACGAACGGGCTGTTGAGTTGCATCTTGAAGATATTCATTTTTGGGACTTGCTAAGGTGGAAAGATGCACCTGGAAAAATAGACTTGTTCCCAATAAGAGGTTTGAGTAAAGTTACCATGGATTGGACAAATGCTGAGGAAGGAGATTTGTTAGGGAAATTAAATTTCACTTATGGCCCAATAGATGAAGTGGATCCGAGATTTCCATGGCCTGGTGATTATTACTATTTGTTTCCAATTCCAAGAGAAGAAATTCAAAGAAGTAACAATAGCATTACTCAGAACCCTGGCTATGGTGAATAA